A window from Primulina huaijiensis isolate GDHJ02 chromosome 11, ASM1229523v2, whole genome shotgun sequence encodes these proteins:
- the LOC140987591 gene encoding uncharacterized protein gives MSFIHDQKLVKQLFLCAMLVASNMLQIEGLPILSTSFISGRYLAETGVSESSEQIYDHNTVRADPLDHLKKYRGGYDVSNKHYWSSAAFTGIYGYAIAAMWIICGVGYGGFLLARATCCKSYRKLKKRSTCQNMCYLEPLLWAVLFTILAITGSGLVLGGNAKFHSRAKTIIDIIIDTADDASHTIYNTTGAMKEMTLSLGKVNGSRQATNFLTSTSRRLDAQAADIERQAFKHRRDIDKGIKIAYIVTTVVISLSLFTVIGLLVSGVLKFRRTFHALLILCWVFTILCWLFFGIYLFLKNFSGDTCTALESFQKDPYSNSLSSILPCDELLSAKPVLSEVTAGVYKIVKEVNKNLSTSYGNIVQICNPFSPPPNYEYQPWSCPANSIRIGDISQVLRTLACPDSNGETCNGGILVPANYFYTVEAYTTSIQKLLDVYPGLESLVECQTVKDAFAKILRQHCHPLKRNVLMVWVSLLFLSVVMVVLILVWIIGSHHDDRNLHSLNRSVKPHDHKEEDVLESNSTWKP, from the exons ATGAGCTTCATTCATGACCAAAAACTGGTGAAGCAACTGTTTCTTTGTGCCATGTTAGTGGCTTCAAACATGTTACAAATTGAAGGACTACCGATCTTATCAACTAGTTTTATTTCAG GACGATATTTAGCAGAAACAGGCGTCTCGGAGTCTAGTGAACAGATATATGATCATAATACTGTGAGAGCAGATCCATTAGACCATTTGAAGAAATATAGAGGCGGGTACGATGTATCAAACAAGCATTATTGGAGT TCTGCAGCTTTTACGGGTATATATGGATATGCAATTGCAGCGATGTGGATCATATGCGGTGTCGGATATGGAGGCTTTCTTCTTGCAAGAGCTACTTGCTGTAAGAGCTACAGAAAGCTTAAGAAGAGATCAACCTGTCAAAACATGTGTTATCTGGAGCCTCTACTCTGGGCAGTTCTCTTCACAATTCTTGCAAT AACTGGAAGCGGCCTAGTTCTCGGAGGAAATGCAAAGTTCCATTCGAGAGCAAAGACAATAATAGACATCATCATCGATACAGCAGATGATGCTTCACACACGATATACAATACGACTGGAGCTATGAAAGAAATGACCCTTAGTTTAGGAAAAGTTAATGGAAGTCGCCAGGCCACAAACTTCTTAACTTCGACATCCAGAAGGCTCGATGCTCAGGCTGCTGATATAGAAAGACAAGCGTTCAAACATAGACGTGACATCGATAAGGGCATAAAGATAGC GTACATAGTAACAACGGTGGTGATTTCACTGTCTTTATTTACTGTAATTGGTCTACTAG TCTCAGGAGTCTTAAAATTTAGAAGAACTTTTCACGC GCTACTTATACTTTGCTGGGTTTTCACTATCCTGTGCTGGTTGTTCTTCGGGATTTATCTCTTCTTGAAAAA CTTCTCCGGCGATACTTGTACCGCACTTGAAAGCTTCCAGAAAGATCCATACAGCAACAGCTTGAGCTCCATTCTACCATGTGATGAATTGCTTTCTGCCAAACCAGTGCTAAGTGAAGTTACTGCAGGCGTATACAAAATAGTGAAAGAG GTGAACAAGAACTTATCCACTAGTTATGGGAATATTGTTCAGATTTGCAATCCTTTCTCGCCGCCACCGAATTATGAATATCAGCCATGGAGTTGTCCTGCTAATTCGATCAGAATCGGAGACATCTCGCAG GTGCTGAGAACATTGGCTTGTCCCGATTCCAATGGCGAAACATGCAACGGAGGGATCTTGGTACCAGCTAATTACTTCTATACCGTGGAGGCTTACACCACTTCGATACAAAAGTTGCTGGATGTTTATCCTGGTTTGGAAAGTCTAGTAGAGTGCCAGACAGTCAAGGACGCTTTCGCGAAAATCCTTCGCCAACACTGTCATCCATTGAAGAGAAACGTGCTAATGGTGTGGGTCTCGTTGTTGTTTCTATCAGTTGTAATGGTGGTGTTGATTCTAGTATGGATCATCGGATCACACCACGACGACCGCAACCTCCATTCGCTGAACCGTTCCGTGAAACCCCATGATCACAAGGAGGAGGATGTGCTGGAATCTAACTCTACTTGGAAACCATAG
- the LOC140987592 gene encoding probable magnesium transporter NIPA2 — protein sequence MGGISDNVRGLALAISSSIFIGSSFIIKKKGLKRAGASGTRASKGGYSYLLEPWWWAGMLTMLVGEGANFAAYAYAPATLVTPLGALSIIFSAVLAHFILDESLHMFGVVGCVLCLVGSVTIVLHAPLEKDFESVMQVWYLATEPGFIIYTFIVLVLVVILIFWCVPRYGQTHMVVYIGICSLMGSLTVMGVKAVGLALKLSFSGSNQFIYFVTWFFTILVIVFCVMQLIYLNKALDTFNTAVVSPVYYVMFTTLTIVASIIMFKEWDSQNASQIMTELCGFVTILCGTLLLHKTKDMGGPPNLSSPGFHPSNREQGA from the exons ATGGGAGGTATATCTGATAATGTTAGGGGACTTGCTTTGGCAATTTCTTCAAGTATCTTCATTGGGTCTAGTTTCATCATAAAGAAAAAGGGCCTAAAAAGGGCAGGGGCTTCTGGAACTCGAGCAA GCAAGGGAGGATACTCGTATCTGCTGGAACCATGGTGGTGGGCTGGTATGCTTACGA TGCTTGTTGGCGAGGGTGCAAATTTTGCTGCCTATGCATATGCACCAGCCACTCTCGTCACTCCCTTGGGAGCTTTAAGTATCATTTTCAG TGCAGTATTGGCTCATTTTATATTGGATGAAAGCTTGCATATGTTCGGTGTTGTTGGTTGTGTTCTTTGCTTGGTGGGTTCTGTCACCATTGTCTTACATGCCCCATTAGAGAAGGATTTTGAATCCGTCATGCAAGTATGGTATCTAGCAACTGAACCAG GCTTTATTATCTACACTTTCATAGTGTTGGTTCTTGTTGTCATTTTAATTTTCTGGTGCGTGCCTCGCTATGGACAAACACATATGGTTGTATACATTGGAATTTGTTCGCTCATGGGTTCACTTACG GTTATGGGTGTCAAAGCAGTTGGACTTGCTCTAAAGCTGTCATTTTCTGGATCAAATCAGTTTATATACTTCGTCACTTGGTTTTTTACGATTCTAGTTATTGTTTTCTGTGTTATGCAGCTGATATATCTTAACAAG GCACTGGACACCTTTAATACTGCTGTTGTTTCCCCGGTGTATTATGTCATGTTCACCACACTAACTATTGTAGCCAGTATCATAATGTTTAAG GAATGGGATTCACAAAATGCATCACAGATCATGACTGAACTCTGTGGTTTCGTGACGATCCTCTGTGGAACTTTGCTCCTTCACAAAACAAAGGACATGGGAGGTCCTCCAAACTTATCATCCCCAGGATTTCATCCCTCAAACAGAGAACAAGGTGCCTAG